The Nitrososphaerota archaeon genome has a segment encoding these proteins:
- a CDS encoding DUF72 domain-containing protein: MPCRKKYCISSYNTLKIICRSVIHLDASAKNPAIKSLRKVLYCGKIVKAALPKKSGWAKKLRIGCSGWGYKDWIGPFYPAGTPQSDFLKFYSRVFNAVEIDSSFYRIPNPPMISNWKAITPDDFVFTAKLPKRMTHDKHLVGIDNDIAYFQKTMKGFGKKLGGVVVQLPPSFKYEKDLEGLKDFLQLIDKDIRYAIEFRHKSWFRDDIYKLLKDKNVSMAWAITQYLETPTEMTADFLYLRMVGDREIEHFTGIQKDQSDMMKKWVKRVEEKSDSFADGFIFFNNHFAGFGPASVNEFRRLAGMIEQQWSNVEGFSSKQASLGDF; the protein is encoded by the coding sequence TTGCCCTGCAGAAAGAAGTACTGTATTTCTTCTTACAATACGTTGAAGATTATCTGTAGGAGCGTTATCCATTTAGACGCTAGCGCTAAAAATCCTGCAATAAAGAGCCTTCGAAAAGTCTTATACTGCGGGAAGATCGTTAAAGCGGCATTGCCTAAGAAAAGCGGCTGGGCAAAAAAACTCAGAATAGGATGCAGCGGCTGGGGCTACAAAGATTGGATTGGTCCGTTTTACCCAGCAGGTACTCCTCAGTCTGACTTTTTGAAGTTCTATTCACGAGTCTTCAATGCTGTTGAGATAGATTCGAGTTTTTACAGGATACCAAACCCTCCTATGATATCTAACTGGAAGGCTATTACGCCTGATGATTTTGTCTTCACAGCAAAGCTCCCTAAGAGGATGACGCATGACAAGCATCTTGTTGGCATAGATAACGATATTGCATATTTCCAAAAAACAATGAAGGGCTTCGGAAAGAAGCTTGGCGGCGTAGTCGTCCAACTGCCTCCATCCTTCAAGTATGAAAAGGATCTTGAGGGTTTGAAGGATTTTCTTCAGCTAATAGACAAGGATATCAGATACGCAATAGAATTCAGGCACAAATCATGGTTCAGAGATGATATCTATAAGCTTCTCAAAGACAAGAATGTAAGTATGGCTTGGGCTATTACACAGTATCTTGAAACTCCTACTGAAATGACTGCTGACTTTCTGTATCTGAGAATGGTGGGTGACAGGGAGATTGAGCATTTTACAGGTATTCAGAAGGATCAATCTGACATGATGAAAAAATGGGTCAAGAGGGTTGAAGAGAAGAGCGACTCCTTTGCCGATGGCTTTATCTTCTTCAATAACCACTTTGCTGGTTTCGGGCCTGCTTCTGTTAATGAGTTCAGGAGACTTGCAGGTATGATAGAGCAACAGTGGTCTAATGTTGAGGGGTTTTCTTCGAAACAAGCAAGCCTTGGGGACTTTTAG
- a CDS encoding MFS transporter, whose product MNDLNADYCHNRGPTTFQLSGDPSLAGLVFSLTWAGRIFVSYVSGFFMDKMGRKPILLIGGILTMLTSVMLGLSVLTKNLLGMLAVFFIYGIGTAILNQNRVAITDMYSESKMGTAVGYLYTSSIIGALLAIPLVAIVEPISQNLGVNEYALLWIAGAAILLVAILTTFMIKPDTKEIANTVRSRIKTTNQQESKLPRSAGILVSFIVSALSSGIMVAMMSLLSLHMSQHNVSVTLITVAVTIHIIGMFAFSLPFGRIVDKISAKNVMILGSLITGLGGLITPLSTNYFIGTFGIFLVGLGWSAATISTTALISSLATPSVRGRTLGLNDTLIGFASISAPFAGGVVIGAYGFLAFGLYGFLLSVPAIIAATLLKGDRPTPLR is encoded by the coding sequence ATCAACGACCTCAACGCAGATTACTGCCATAATAGGGGCCCTACAACTTTCCAACTCTCTGGTGACCCATCGCTAGCAGGGCTTGTCTTTTCTCTAACTTGGGCTGGGAGAATCTTTGTTTCTTATGTAAGTGGATTTTTTATGGATAAAATGGGACGGAAACCAATTCTCCTTATTGGAGGGATCCTGACCATGTTAACATCCGTCATGCTAGGCTTATCGGTCTTGACAAAGAATCTCCTTGGCATGCTTGCAGTGTTCTTCATCTACGGCATTGGAACTGCCATCCTGAACCAGAACAGAGTTGCCATTACTGACATGTACTCAGAATCAAAGATGGGTACCGCTGTAGGCTATCTTTACACATCGTCCATAATTGGTGCTCTGCTAGCCATCCCTCTCGTTGCGATCGTTGAACCGATTTCGCAAAATCTGGGAGTAAATGAATATGCTCTGTTATGGATAGCAGGGGCAGCAATTCTGCTTGTAGCCATACTTACAACATTTATGATAAAACCTGATACAAAAGAAATTGCAAACACAGTCAGGAGCCGGATTAAGACGACTAACCAGCAAGAAAGCAAACTACCTAGATCTGCTGGAATACTGGTTTCGTTCATCGTTTCCGCATTATCGTCAGGGATAATGGTTGCCATGATGTCCTTGTTATCTCTTCATATGAGCCAGCACAACGTATCAGTAACTCTCATTACCGTAGCAGTTACAATACATATAATCGGAATGTTCGCCTTTTCGCTTCCGTTCGGGAGGATTGTGGATAAGATCAGTGCCAAAAACGTCATGATACTTGGCTCCCTGATTACAGGGCTTGGAGGCTTGATCACTCCCCTCTCAACTAATTACTTCATTGGAACGTTTGGGATATTTCTGGTGGGGCTGGGGTGGAGCGCCGCTACCATATCGACAACTGCACTGATATCTTCCCTTGCTACACCATCGGTCAGAGGGAGGACGTTAGGCTTGAACGATACGCTGATAGGCTTTGCTTCAATTTCAGCTCCTTTTGCTGGCGGTGTAGTGATAGGTGCTTACGGCTTCCTCGCATTTGGGCTATACGGCTTCCTGTTATCGGTACCTGCGATAATTGCAGCAACTTTGCTGAAAGGTGACAGACCTACTCCACTACGTTAA